TCACTCCAAGGTGAACGGCTTGAAGATATTCAAAAATGTGAAAGTGGATCTTGTGGCACCGGAAGAACTCATGATGCCCGATCACTACATCGAAAAGATGAAAAAGAACGGTTTCGAGGTCAGAATCTTCTCTTCGATCAGAGAGTATCTCGGCCAGAAAGATGTGGCCAGGATCTGGTACTTCACACGGCTTCAGCTTGAAAGAATGGGAGAGGACATCCTTGAGAAAGTCCATATTCTGAGAGAGGCGGTCACGTTCAAAAGAGAGTATCTGGACGCGTTGCCAGAAAGGGTGAAGTTCTACCATCCGCTTCCAAGACACAAGGTTTATCCGACGATACCGAATTTTCTGGACACACTCCCTCTGAACGGATGGGAGACACAGGCAAGAAACGGCTACTGGGTGAGAATCGTTCTTCTTTCTATGTTCGGTGGAGCACTGGAAGCGCCTTTCGATACTTCGAGAAAAGATGAAAAGCCAGAAGAAGACTTCATAATCCCCGCTCCCATCACGCATGGATCAAAGGGTGTTCAAAAGGAAGGAAAGAGAGGTATAAAACCCATCGAAAATGGAACGGTGATAGACCACGTAGCCAAAGGAAAGACACCGGAAGAAATCTACTCAACAATTGTGAAGATAAGAAAGATTTTGAAACTCTACGATGTGGACAGTGCGGATGGTATTTTCCGGTCAAGCGATGGAAGCTTCAAGGGTTACATCAGTCTGCCAGATCGCTATCTTTCCAAGAGAGAAATAAAGAAACTCGCGGCAATCTCTCCAAACACCACGGTCAACATCATAAAAAACAGCACCGTTGTTGAAAAATACAGAATAAAACTTCCACCTACGATCTATGGATTCGAGGAACTTCGGTGCAAGAACGAGAACTGTATCACCAATCCCGCACACGGTGAAAACGCCTCACCTTCTTTCGTGAGAGACGAAAAGGGACAGTTCATATGTGAAT
The sequence above is a segment of the Thermotoga sp. Mc24 genome. Coding sequences within it:
- a CDS encoding bifunctional aspartate carbamoyltransferase catalytic subunit/aspartate carbamoyltransferase regulatory subunit; translation: MKRDFLGRTLAVIEDLSVEEQMFLYEKTRELKQRWYSGDDVSDFRIKKRNVGIYIVFVEPSTRTKESFINAAKFHSGPNVKVNVFDSEHSSFNKQESYTDTFSMLTSYSDYSIFIVRTRLEGVCRLLERRISEFANRNGIEIPSFINAGDGKHEHPTQELLDEYTFLEQNSFDNSFIHVALVGDLLHGRTVHSKVNGLKIFKNVKVDLVAPEELMMPDHYIEKMKKNGFEVRIFSSIREYLGQKDVARIWYFTRLQLERMGEDILEKVHILREAVTFKREYLDALPERVKFYHPLPRHKVYPTIPNFLDTLPLNGWETQARNGYWVRIVLLSMFGGALEAPFDTSRKDEKPEEDFIIPAPITHGSKGVQKEGKRGIKPIENGTVIDHVAKGKTPEEIYSTIVKIRKILKLYDVDSADGIFRSSDGSFKGYISLPDRYLSKREIKKLAAISPNTTVNIIKNSTVVEKYRIKLPPTIYGFEELRCKNENCITNPAHGENASPSFVRDEKGQFICEYCETPHSFEEIWSI